The following proteins are co-located in the Phragmites australis chromosome 10, lpPhrAust1.1, whole genome shotgun sequence genome:
- the LOC133930277 gene encoding protein MAIN-LIKE 2-like, with protein sequence MGMRTQKYVPDYFKKEVLFDTWNHEVWRSYSCLTLSSMVGIVRTTSRCRLRSSRLRAAGLLLLCRLVEVEVLEGALESATRFSYDRTLLAALVDRWRPKTHTFHLPCGEMTPTLEEDVSLLMGLPCKGAAADNIHPLTGDEDVSRHLEMYLLWLFRWVMFTETNGNTVSRTIIPYARDVTDADLREVPQYSWGFVVLVAMYCSLCDTCTKTDNNSVIIGCPLLL encoded by the exons ATGGGGATGAGAACTCAAAAGTATGTTCcagactacttcaagaaggaagttCTGTTCGacacctggaaccatgag GTATGGCGCAGCTATAGCTGCTTGACCCTCAGCTCGATGGTAGGCATTGTTCGTACTACATCACGGTGCAGGCTGAGGAGCTCCAG GTTACGTGCTGCTGGCCTACTTCTGCTGTGTCGGCTGGTGGAGGTGGAAGTGTTGGAGGGGGCCTTGGAGTCTGCCACACGATTCAGCTACGACAGGACCCTCCTCGCGGCCCTTGTCGATAGGTGGCGTCCCAAGACAcacacgttccacctcccgtgcggtGAGATGACACCCACGCTCGAGGAGGACGTGTCGCTGCTGATGGGTCTGCCTTGTAAAGGTGCCGCT GCAGACAATATCCACCCACTGACAGGTGACGAGGACGTGTCCCGCCACCTGGAGATGTACCTCCTATGGTTGTTCAGGTGGGTAATGTTCACTGAGACCAACGGCAACACGGTCTCGAGGACCATAATCCCCTACGCCAGAGATGTTACAGACGCCGACCTAAGGGAGGTCCCACAGTACAGCTGGGGTTTTGTTGTGCTGGTTGCGATGTACTGCAGCCTGTGCGACACATGCACGAAGACCGACAACAACTCGGTCATCATTGGGTGTCCCCTGCTGCTTTAG
- the LOC133931320 gene encoding uncharacterized protein LOC133931320 has translation MADNRNLAPSWITKAGFGVLTFNSALAIYRARGDAASVLFVAGSYIALLLLFGCLREYEHAAPGSPARERARRAVWPLTTLLTLSFAWKVAAVMPSAVAGAVVWGLAVATTVGGFFALFVHG, from the coding sequence ATGGCGGATAACCGAAACCTGGCGCCCTCGTGGATCACCAAAGCCGGCTTCGGAGTGCTCACGTTCAACTCCGCGCTCGCCATCTACCGCGCCAGGGGGGACGCCGCCTCCGTGCTATTCGTCGCCGGCTCGTACATCGCCCTGCTGCTCCTCTTCGGCTGCCTCCGCGAGTACGAGCACGCGGCGCCCGGGTCCCCCGCGAGGGAGCGGGCGAGGCGCGCGGTGTGGCCGCTCACCACGCTGCTCACCCTGTCCTTCGCATGGAAGGTGGCGGCAGTCATGCCCTCGGCTGTTGCCGGCGCCGTCGTCTGGGGCTTAGCCGTAGCCACCACAGTCGGTGGCTTCTTTGCTCTGTTCGTCCACGGATGA
- the LOC133883277 gene encoding uncharacterized protein LOC133883277, whose translation MDHRRGDRHSPLAKVSLCALTFNTAVAAYRSRGDPSSVAFVALAYAALLLLFHFLRKFERVPPADRGKVKAAVWALSTLLTAMFASRVAPLMPPLVGVAVWAMAAVTAGGGYWALFVNH comes from the coding sequence ATGGATCATCGTCGTGGTGACCGCCATTCTCCCCTGGCCAAGGTGAGCCTCTGCGCCCTGACGTTCAACACCGCCGTGGCCGCCTACAGGTCGCGCGGCGACCCGAGCTCGGTCGCGTTCGTGGCGCTCGCCTACGcagcgctgctgctgctcttccaTTTCCTACGCAAGTTCGAGCGCGTGCCACCTGCGGACAGGGGCAAGGTGAAGGCGGCGGTCTGGGCGCTCTCGACGCTGCTTACCGCGATGTTTGCATCGCGGGTGGCTCCTCTGATGCCGCCGCTCGTCGGCGTCGCGGTCTGGGCGATGGCCGCCGTGACGGCCGGCGGTGGGTACTGGGCGTTGTTTGTCAACCACTGA
- the LOC133930866 gene encoding mitogen-activated protein kinase kinase SIPKK-like isoform X2: MGTPRKPPKLALPSHEITIGNFLTQSGTFKDGDLLVNKDGLRIVSLNEKGETPPIEPSDNQLSLDDLDVIKVIGKGSSGNVQLVCHKWTGQFFALKVIQLNIEASIRRQIAQELKISLSTNCQYVVVCYQCFYVNGVISIVLEFMDGGSLADFLKTVKTIPEDYLAAICKQVLQGLIYLHHKKRIIHRDLKPSNILINHMGEVKISDFGVSAIISSSSGQRDTFIGTRNYMAPERISGEKHGYMSDIWSFGLVVLECATGNFPFPPCESFYELLEAVVEKPPPSAPSDQFSPEFCSFISACIQKDASDRSSAQVLLGHPFLSMYDDLHIDLSSYFTTAGSPLATFTQRV, translated from the exons ATGGGGACGCCGCGGAAGCCGCCCAAGCTCGCCCTCCCGTCCCATGAGATCACCATCGGCAATTTCTT GACGCAGAGCGGGACGTTCAAGGACGGCGATCTGCTCGTCAACAAGGACGGCCTCCGCATCGTCTCGCTGAACGAGAAAGGCGAG ACTCCTCCTATAGAGCCATCGGATAATCAATTGAGCTTAGATGATCTAGATGTAATCAAAGTGATCGGGAAAGGTAGTAGTGGAAACGTGCAATTGGTCTGCCACAAATGGACTGGGCAGTTTTTTGCTCTGAAG GTTATACAGCTAAATATTGAGGCTAGTATACGCAGACAGATTGCCCAAGAGTTGAAAATAAGCTTATCAACAAACTGCCAATATGTTGTTGTGTGCTATCAGTGTTTTTATGTCAATGGCGTCATTTCTATTGTTTTGGAGTTCATGGACGGTGGCTCTCTTGCTGATTTCCTGAAGACTGTTAAAACCATTCCGGAGGACTACCTTGCTGCAATCTGTAAGCAG GTATTGCAAGGACTAATCTACTTGCATCACAAGAAGCGCATTATACACCGAGATCTGAAACCAtcaaatatattgataaatcatATGGGTGAAGTTAAAATATCAGACTTCGGTGTAAGTGCCATTATTTCGAGCTCCTCTGGACAAAGAGATACATTTATTGGCACGCGCAACTACATGGCA CCTGAAAGAATCAGTGGAGAGAAACATGGTTATATGAGTGATATCTGGAGCTTTGGGCTAGTAGTGCTGGAATGTGCAACCGGCAATTTTCCATTTCCTCCTTGTGAAAGCTTTTATGAACTTCTTGAAGCTGTCGTTGAAAAACCGCCACCATCTGCACCATCAGACCAGTTTTCACCGGAGTTCTGCTCATTCATTTCTGCATG TATCCAAAAGGATGCTAGTGATAGGTCATCAGCACAAGTCTTATTG GGCCATCCATTCCTGAGCATGTATGACGACCTGCATATAGATCTTTCTTCCTACTTCACTACTGCCGGATCTCCACTCGCCACATTCAC GCAAAGGGTGTAA
- the LOC133930866 gene encoding mitogen-activated protein kinase kinase SIPKK-like isoform X1 produces MGTPRKPPKLALPSHEITIGNFLTQSGTFKDGDLLVNKDGLRIVSLNEKGETPPIEPSDNQLSLDDLDVIKVIGKGSSGNVQLVCHKWTGQFFALKVIQLNIEASIRRQIAQELKISLSTNCQYVVVCYQCFYVNGVISIVLEFMDGGSLADFLKTVKTIPEDYLAAICKQVLQGLIYLHHKKRIIHRDLKPSNILINHMGEVKISDFGVSAIISSSSGQRDTFIGTRNYMAPERISGEKHGYMSDIWSFGLVVLECATGNFPFPPCESFYELLEAVVEKPPPSAPSDQFSPEFCSFISACIQKDASDRSSAQVLLGHPFLSMYDDLHIDLSSYFTTAGSPLATFTSNGRTH; encoded by the exons ATGGGGACGCCGCGGAAGCCGCCCAAGCTCGCCCTCCCGTCCCATGAGATCACCATCGGCAATTTCTT GACGCAGAGCGGGACGTTCAAGGACGGCGATCTGCTCGTCAACAAGGACGGCCTCCGCATCGTCTCGCTGAACGAGAAAGGCGAG ACTCCTCCTATAGAGCCATCGGATAATCAATTGAGCTTAGATGATCTAGATGTAATCAAAGTGATCGGGAAAGGTAGTAGTGGAAACGTGCAATTGGTCTGCCACAAATGGACTGGGCAGTTTTTTGCTCTGAAG GTTATACAGCTAAATATTGAGGCTAGTATACGCAGACAGATTGCCCAAGAGTTGAAAATAAGCTTATCAACAAACTGCCAATATGTTGTTGTGTGCTATCAGTGTTTTTATGTCAATGGCGTCATTTCTATTGTTTTGGAGTTCATGGACGGTGGCTCTCTTGCTGATTTCCTGAAGACTGTTAAAACCATTCCGGAGGACTACCTTGCTGCAATCTGTAAGCAG GTATTGCAAGGACTAATCTACTTGCATCACAAGAAGCGCATTATACACCGAGATCTGAAACCAtcaaatatattgataaatcatATGGGTGAAGTTAAAATATCAGACTTCGGTGTAAGTGCCATTATTTCGAGCTCCTCTGGACAAAGAGATACATTTATTGGCACGCGCAACTACATGGCA CCTGAAAGAATCAGTGGAGAGAAACATGGTTATATGAGTGATATCTGGAGCTTTGGGCTAGTAGTGCTGGAATGTGCAACCGGCAATTTTCCATTTCCTCCTTGTGAAAGCTTTTATGAACTTCTTGAAGCTGTCGTTGAAAAACCGCCACCATCTGCACCATCAGACCAGTTTTCACCGGAGTTCTGCTCATTCATTTCTGCATG TATCCAAAAGGATGCTAGTGATAGGTCATCAGCACAAGTCTTATTG GGCCATCCATTCCTGAGCATGTATGACGACCTGCATATAGATCTTTCTTCCTACTTCACTACTGCCGGATCTCCACTCGCCACATTCAC TTCCAATGGAAGAACCCATTGA
- the LOC133930869 gene encoding uncharacterized protein LOC133930869, producing the protein MDLGRHGFLTKLGFAALTGNSALVIYRSRGDPSSVAFVAGAYAAILLLFRFLRRFERGEGDVGRTKAAVWLLTTLLTAMFASRVAPLMPTAVGIVVYLTAAATAGAGFRAFFLNP; encoded by the coding sequence ATGGACCTCGGTCGCCATGGTTTCCTCACCAAGCTCGGCTTCGCGGCGCTGACGGGCAACTCCGCGCTGGTTATCTACAGGTCGCGCGGCGACCCGAGCTCCGTCGCGTTCGTGGCCGGCGCCTACGCGGCCATCTTGCTGCTCTTTCGCTTCCTCCGCAGGTTCGAGCGTGGGGAGGGGGACGTGGGCAGGACCAAGGCCGCGGTTTGGCTCCTTACCACGCTGCTCACGGCGATGTTCGCGTCACGCGTCGCACCGCTGATGCCGACGGCCGTCGGTATCGTCGTGTAtctgacggcggcggcgaccgctGGTGCTGGGTTCCGGGCCTTCTTTCTCAACCCGTGA
- the LOC133930867 gene encoding uncharacterized protein LOC133930867 isoform X2: protein MEGGGADAVLVRAGLTAVTLTSGLAAYRAAAARDVGSTAFVAVGYAALLLLFLRLRAYERLPPGAAAHGRGRLRREVWALCTLLTVLFAWKVAAAMPSWPVAAVVWTMAAATTVGGSIGLFRRHP from the coding sequence ATGGAAGGAGGTGGCGCCGACGCCGTTCTCGTCCGCGCGGGCCTAACCGCCGTAACCCTGACGTCCGGCTTGGCCGCTTACAGAGCCGCAGCGGCGAGAGACGTCGGCTCCACGGCGTTCGTGGCCGTCGGCTACgccgcgctgctgctgctcttcctTAGGCTCCGCGCGTACGAGCGACTGCCGCCCGGGGCGGCCGCCCACGGGAGGGGGCGGCTGAGACGCGAGGTCTGGGCGCTGTGCACGCTGCTCACCGTGCTGTTCGCGTGGAAGGTCGCGGCGGCGATGCCGTCGTGGCCCGTCGCGGCGGTCGTTTGGACGATGGCTGCTGCCACCACGGTCGGTGGCTCTATTGGCTTGTTCCGCCGCCATCCGTGA